In one window of Meiothermus sp. DNA:
- a CDS encoding VWA domain-containing protein: MLLGLRGAIILLLLLAFWGPSIPVQPVRTVVLLDQSPSAREAVWKAAPQLVLPGAQYIAFASGAVQVASPTARRLDLGEGTQLREALRKAQELNPDRIVLVSDGLFQDRAEPIGIPIFSLYRPPSPNLSLSLVAPALPSKGETIEVRAVLESTASLKARLTLSGPSGRLERELQLEPGRSSVGYRFRLEEPTMVTAQLESTLGVEQARLELSPAGITRVWVLGDTSLARYLEAQGFVVEERAEITLPIRAEVVALGVGARDLSAAELDALQTFLNQGGSLLWTATPRGLFFGGWERTSLEASLPVEPVEEPGGVGLVLVLDVSGSMIEADKLGLAVVGSLELIRSARPQDYIGVVVFSDRPRWLFRPRPMTEQGRKEAENLLLSTTAGGGTMIRRAYLEALDALENVPTDSKQVIALTDGLAADVTPGLLDAARDASPKIKTSTVALGADADRQFLRELAQAGGGTFWDVPSPQDLPRFFLEEAQRAFRREALEGRFPVSVRPHPITRATNPPPLSVILPAKSKPWAQTPISSGDLAVLAVGESGRGRVAALATDLSRSWQGWQGTPALMAELTRWLSQTPARPRVQAIREPEALRVLLEGQFERPSIRVGGLEQTLAPTGPLRYEARLPRETVGQAVVLENDQPRLRLQLPTLPEWRMEDGRANLKRLSEASGGRLLDNATELKNLSARKALPLQWPLIALAVLLFLLERYLERRRVMAVFGSNLA; this comes from the coding sequence GTGCTACTCGGGTTGCGGGGTGCCATTATACTTCTCCTGCTGCTGGCTTTCTGGGGGCCCAGTATTCCCGTGCAGCCGGTTCGGACGGTGGTTCTGCTGGACCAGAGCCCATCGGCACGGGAGGCGGTGTGGAAAGCGGCGCCGCAACTTGTGCTGCCCGGCGCGCAATACATCGCTTTTGCCAGCGGCGCGGTTCAGGTGGCTTCTCCGACCGCGCGCAGGCTCGACTTGGGGGAGGGCACCCAGCTGCGCGAAGCCCTCCGCAAGGCCCAGGAACTGAACCCCGACCGGATTGTGCTGGTATCAGACGGTCTGTTTCAAGACCGGGCTGAGCCCATCGGGATTCCAATTTTTAGCCTCTACCGGCCCCCCAGCCCCAACCTGTCACTGTCGCTGGTGGCTCCTGCCTTACCAAGCAAGGGCGAGACCATTGAGGTGCGGGCGGTGCTGGAGTCTACAGCCAGCCTCAAGGCCAGACTGACCCTGAGTGGGCCCTCAGGGCGGCTCGAGCGCGAGTTGCAATTGGAGCCCGGTCGTAGCAGTGTGGGGTATCGTTTTCGCTTGGAGGAGCCCACTATGGTGACGGCACAGCTCGAGAGCACCCTGGGCGTTGAACAGGCCCGGCTCGAGCTCAGCCCCGCAGGCATCACCCGGGTCTGGGTGCTGGGCGACACATCCCTGGCCCGCTACCTCGAGGCCCAGGGCTTCGTGGTGGAGGAGCGTGCGGAAATTACCTTGCCCATCCGGGCCGAGGTGGTGGCCTTGGGGGTTGGGGCGCGGGATTTATCGGCGGCCGAACTCGACGCTCTACAAACCTTTTTGAACCAGGGGGGCAGCCTGCTCTGGACGGCCACGCCCAGAGGGTTGTTTTTTGGGGGCTGGGAACGCACCAGCCTGGAGGCCAGCCTGCCGGTGGAGCCGGTGGAGGAGCCGGGCGGGGTGGGCCTTGTGCTGGTGCTGGATGTCTCGGGCAGTATGATCGAGGCCGATAAGCTGGGCCTGGCGGTGGTGGGTTCGCTCGAGCTCATCCGCTCGGCGCGTCCGCAGGACTACATCGGGGTGGTGGTTTTCTCCGACCGCCCGCGCTGGCTCTTTCGTCCGCGCCCAATGACCGAGCAGGGCCGCAAGGAGGCCGAAAACCTGCTGCTCTCCACCACAGCGGGGGGCGGCACCATGATTCGCCGGGCCTACCTCGAGGCCCTGGACGCCTTGGAAAATGTCCCCACCGATTCCAAACAGGTGATCGCCCTGACCGACGGCCTGGCCGCCGATGTGACCCCCGGCCTGCTGGATGCGGCCCGCGATGCCAGCCCCAAAATCAAGACCAGTACGGTTGCCCTGGGCGCCGATGCCGACCGCCAGTTTTTGCGCGAGCTGGCCCAGGCCGGCGGGGGCACCTTCTGGGACGTCCCCAGCCCGCAGGATCTGCCCCGTTTTTTTCTAGAGGAAGCCCAGCGGGCCTTCCGGCGTGAGGCGCTCGAGGGCCGCTTTCCGGTCTCGGTGCGCCCCCACCCCATCACCCGGGCTACCAACCCCCCGCCCCTCTCGGTCATCCTGCCGGCCAAAAGCAAACCCTGGGCCCAGACCCCCATCAGCTCGGGTGACCTGGCTGTGCTCGCGGTAGGGGAGAGCGGGCGGGGCCGGGTGGCGGCTCTGGCCACCGACCTCTCGCGTTCCTGGCAGGGCTGGCAGGGCACGCCTGCACTGATGGCCGAGCTTACGCGCTGGCTTTCGCAGACGCCCGCGAGACCCAGGGTTCAGGCCATACGCGAGCCCGAGGCACTGCGGGTGCTGCTGGAGGGACAGTTTGAGCGCCCAAGTATACGGGTAGGTGGCCTGGAGCAAACCCTGGCCCCCACAGGCCCCCTGCGCTACGAGGCCCGACTGCCCAGAGAAACTGTGGGTCAGGCCGTAGTTCTGGAGAACGACCAACCCCGTCTGCGCTTGCAGTTGCCCACCCTGCCCGAGTGGCGCATGGAGGATGGTCGGGCCAACCTTAAAAGGCTGTCGGAAGCCAGTGGGGGCCGCCTGCTGGACAACGCCACCGAGCTGAAAAACCTTTCGGCCCGAAAAGCTCTACCTTTGCAATGGCCCCTAATTGCGCTGGCGGTGCTGCTGTTTTTGCTCGAGCGTTACCTCGAGCGCAGACGCGTTATGGCGGTTTTTGGGTCAAATCTGGCTTGA
- a CDS encoding S8 family serine peptidase translates to MRLYPLLLVWLLMGCSTHSTLAPGFTHSIPGEVVMEGLEGTLTLRVGSNVAWRIDSYSSWLTASPQSGVGPRVVRLEADFSGEILSQAEYSGTLSISGDVETTVVVRLPLVRVVGAVTDASLTTVASLAQTDSQGLRSDTLSKASAKPVEILVKYRRDLRNVALPQSSRVLSYDQISRLTKLQSTNPEALLQRLRLDPSVEWAEINGTVSAQGEPTDQFYPQQWYLRSTGARFTYLQTYSTPITVAVVDTGVRYDHPDLAGRLWLPGEGAYDFVGDAAPPAESGQPYDPCGDAAPGTPGDPDPTDPCDLLSRTGGSHGTHVTGIVVAGSGTFTPACPTCTNSGIVGMAHNAPIKVLPLRVLDSMGNGTFEDVALAVRYAAGIPVQKAGQTLNNPRPAQVINLSLGSTSFSNLMCEAVADAAARGVLVVAAAGNFQTRNPGAMVYPAACPGAISVAATDQNNQVAFYSQQNSEVDIAAPGGNTSQTGGGILSSTWNYSSNLPNYTFYMGTSQATPQVAAALAMMLSGGRASNGAQAWALLLSNLTDLGAPGRDDAYGHGLLNLPGAFAWTLPRGDFLMSFSGPSPRQVRVLNGLFETYLIPGRYAVTACRDDSGNNLCDFGEPKLERLLQVGGRNTLDLGTMRVGP, encoded by the coding sequence ATGCGGCTATATCCCCTGTTGTTGGTTTGGCTGCTGATGGGCTGCTCGACCCACAGCACCCTGGCGCCTGGGTTTACCCACAGCATTCCGGGCGAGGTGGTGATGGAGGGCCTCGAGGGCACCCTTACCCTACGGGTCGGCTCTAATGTGGCCTGGCGTATTGACTCATATAGCAGTTGGCTCACCGCCAGCCCGCAGAGTGGGGTCGGGCCCAGGGTGGTAAGGCTCGAGGCTGATTTCAGCGGTGAGATTCTGAGCCAAGCAGAATATAGCGGCACCCTCAGCATTTCCGGGGATGTCGAGACGACTGTGGTGGTGCGCTTGCCGTTGGTGCGGGTAGTGGGCGCGGTAACGGATGCTAGCCTGACAACTGTTGCGAGCCTCGCCCAGACTGACTCACAGGGATTACGTTCAGACACGCTTAGCAAAGCCAGTGCGAAGCCCGTCGAAATCCTGGTCAAGTACCGCCGCGACCTGCGGAATGTGGCCTTGCCCCAGAGCAGTCGGGTGCTATCGTACGACCAGATTAGCCGTCTGACCAAGCTGCAGTCCACCAACCCCGAAGCCCTGCTGCAACGCCTGCGCCTCGACCCCAGCGTAGAGTGGGCCGAGATCAACGGCACCGTCAGCGCCCAGGGCGAGCCTACCGACCAGTTCTACCCCCAGCAGTGGTACCTGCGCAGCACCGGCGCCCGCTTTACCTATCTGCAAACCTACTCCACCCCCATCACGGTGGCCGTAGTGGACACCGGGGTGCGCTACGACCACCCCGACCTAGCCGGACGGCTCTGGCTGCCAGGCGAGGGCGCTTACGACTTTGTGGGCGACGCTGCCCCTCCCGCAGAATCCGGACAGCCTTACGATCCTTGCGGCGATGCGGCCCCGGGCACCCCTGGCGACCCCGACCCCACCGACCCCTGCGATCTGCTTTCGCGCACCGGCGGCAGCCACGGCACCCACGTGACCGGCATCGTTGTGGCGGGCAGCGGCACTTTCACGCCAGCCTGCCCCACCTGCACCAACTCCGGCATCGTCGGCATGGCCCACAACGCGCCCATCAAGGTACTGCCCCTGCGGGTGCTTGATTCAATGGGCAATGGAACTTTCGAGGACGTGGCCCTGGCCGTGCGCTACGCTGCTGGTATCCCGGTGCAGAAGGCTGGCCAGACCCTAAACAACCCAAGGCCAGCGCAGGTCATCAACCTGTCGCTCGGCTCGACGTCTTTTTCCAACCTGATGTGCGAAGCTGTTGCGGATGCTGCGGCCCGGGGTGTTCTGGTGGTGGCTGCGGCGGGCAACTTCCAGACCCGCAATCCCGGTGCAATGGTCTACCCGGCGGCCTGCCCGGGCGCCATTTCGGTAGCTGCCACCGACCAGAACAACCAGGTAGCCTTTTACAGCCAACAAAACAGTGAAGTAGACATTGCTGCCCCTGGGGGCAACACTTCGCAGACGGGCGGCGGGATTCTCTCGAGCACCTGGAACTACAGCTCCAACCTACCCAACTACACCTTTTACATGGGTACTTCCCAGGCCACCCCCCAGGTAGCTGCGGCGCTGGCCATGATGTTATCCGGGGGCCGTGCCTCCAATGGGGCCCAGGCTTGGGCCCTACTCCTATCCAACCTCACCGATTTGGGTGCTCCGGGCCGGGACGATGCCTACGGCCATGGCCTGCTTAACCTGCCGGGTGCTTTTGCCTGGACATTGCCCAGGGGTGATTTCCTGATGAGCTTTAGTGGCCCCAGCCCCCGTCAGGTGCGGGTATTGAATGGGCTGTTTGAGACCTACCTGATACCGGGTCGCTACGCCGTCACGGCCTGCCGCGACGACTCGGGCAACAACCTCTGTGACTTCGGGGAGCCGAAGCTGGAGCGCCTGTTACAGGTAGGCGGCAGAAATACACTGGATCTCGGCACCATGAGGGTGGGGCCGTAA
- a CDS encoding DNA translocase FtsK, with amino-acid sequence MARGKSRGDKTRKASPTERKRDLEAFSLLVMGLSVLLAAAIYFGSNLAGQLGSAVQNFFWGNLGYLAWLVPPTLAFLGVWLLLDRPLGGFIRATAIALSGGLVSLPLVAHASKPLGGALGQTLHSLLTGPLGNLGLLIPLLVLSFIADLALRQRPGFLLGISTRRVVLAAQRLYRAYTLSQTATRLLHEARALAERYPEHKALYTLQEDLKAFRRNPQDGEAIIEFARLLDDFQSERAKELAGKLAAEPRPLPTRLERLAAALAAPLQGDGLTQALEERRAALVLEIGTLLTKTQALTRQAETAAKNLSNPTARALLAALDEHQHRLASWRESEELTLGLEERVDGWLRWAEWVESAPAEAHPAGLRALLEKGLRAEPPAFAVATAKPPTEPLLDFDFIFPEPDKVEAAHKTVPPPEKPKTGKPARSSAPQPGSTAQPSTALQLPSFDLLDKPEAPRYDPKALEIITQRQVELINNTLQHHGVEARVVSWSRGPTVTRFELEPAPGEKISRVQNLHNDLALALAAGSVRIEAPIPGKSVIGLEVPNAERELVRYSEAIQSSAFTRSKDTLPMVLGKSIDGEVWVKDLARMPHLLIAGSTGSGKSVAVNTLITSLLFKYLPTELRFLMIDPKMVELTPYEGIPHLVRPVVTNPADAAGVLLGAVAHMERRYKMMSQVGARNLEQFNQKMRAVGDPTLPYLVIVIDELADLMITAPKEVEQAILRLAQMARATGMHLILATQRPSVDILTSLIKVNIPARMAFAVSSGFDSRTILDTYGAERLVGQGDMLFHQPGLPKPVRLQGPFLSETEVHRIAGFLREQSFEDAFVAQYGSDFEGPLNLGGSGGGDAGDIDFGDPLLKKAAEIVIEEGYASVSRLQRRLSVGHARAGKLVDALEAMGIVGPHQGSKPRDVLITRDQLPEYFGGE; translated from the coding sequence ATGGCCAGAGGCAAATCTAGAGGCGATAAAACAAGAAAAGCGTCCCCCACAGAACGAAAGCGCGACCTCGAGGCTTTTTCTCTGCTCGTTATGGGGCTCTCAGTGCTACTGGCTGCCGCCATCTATTTTGGCTCCAACCTGGCCGGACAGCTGGGCAGCGCGGTGCAAAATTTTTTCTGGGGCAACCTGGGGTATCTGGCCTGGCTGGTGCCGCCCACGCTGGCGTTCCTAGGCGTCTGGCTGCTGCTGGATCGCCCTTTGGGGGGCTTTATCAGGGCTACTGCCATCGCCCTGTCGGGGGGTCTGGTCAGCTTACCGCTGGTCGCCCATGCCTCCAAACCGCTGGGTGGCGCCCTTGGTCAAACCCTCCATTCCTTGCTAACAGGCCCCCTGGGTAACCTCGGCCTGCTGATTCCCTTGCTGGTGCTTAGCTTTATAGCCGACCTGGCCCTGCGTCAGCGACCTGGTTTCCTGCTGGGCATAAGCACCCGGCGGGTGGTGCTGGCCGCACAGCGCCTGTACCGGGCCTATACCCTTTCCCAAACCGCCACCCGGCTCCTGCACGAAGCCCGGGCGCTGGCCGAGCGATACCCCGAGCACAAGGCTCTGTATACCCTGCAAGAGGACCTCAAGGCCTTCCGGCGCAACCCCCAGGACGGCGAAGCCATTATCGAGTTTGCCAGACTGCTGGACGATTTCCAAAGTGAAAGGGCCAAGGAACTCGCCGGAAAGCTGGCTGCCGAGCCCCGGCCCCTGCCGACGCGCCTGGAACGTCTGGCGGCTGCCCTGGCAGCCCCCCTCCAGGGCGACGGCCTAACCCAGGCCCTCGAGGAGCGCCGCGCCGCGCTGGTATTGGAAATCGGCACCCTGCTGACCAAAACCCAGGCCCTTACCCGCCAGGCCGAGACTGCCGCCAAAAATCTGAGCAACCCCACCGCCCGGGCTTTGCTGGCCGCCCTGGACGAGCACCAGCACCGCCTGGCGAGCTGGCGCGAGTCGGAAGAGCTGACGCTGGGCCTGGAGGAGCGGGTAGACGGCTGGCTGCGCTGGGCCGAGTGGGTGGAGTCGGCTCCGGCAGAAGCCCACCCGGCGGGGCTGCGGGCCCTGCTCGAGAAGGGCCTGCGGGCCGAGCCCCCTGCTTTTGCGGTGGCAACGGCCAAGCCGCCCACCGAACCGTTGCTCGACTTCGATTTTATATTTCCCGAGCCAGACAAGGTGGAGGCCGCTCACAAAACAGTTCCGCCGCCCGAGAAACCCAAAACTGGCAAGCCTGCCAGGAGCAGCGCACCCCAGCCCGGCTCCACAGCCCAACCCTCGACTGCGCTGCAGCTCCCCAGCTTCGATTTGCTCGACAAACCCGAAGCACCGCGCTACGACCCCAAGGCCCTGGAAATCATCACCCAGCGACAGGTCGAGCTCATCAACAACACCCTGCAACACCACGGGGTGGAAGCCCGGGTGGTGAGCTGGTCGCGCGGCCCAACCGTTACCCGCTTTGAGCTCGAGCCCGCCCCCGGCGAAAAAATCAGCCGGGTGCAGAACCTGCACAACGACCTGGCCCTGGCCCTGGCCGCCGGGTCGGTGCGCATCGAGGCACCCATTCCCGGCAAGAGCGTTATTGGCCTCGAGGTGCCCAACGCCGAGCGTGAACTGGTGCGCTACAGCGAGGCCATTCAGTCCAGCGCTTTTACCCGCAGCAAGGACACCCTGCCCATGGTGCTGGGCAAAAGCATCGACGGTGAAGTCTGGGTGAAGGATCTGGCCCGCATGCCCCACCTGCTCATCGCTGGCTCCACTGGCTCGGGCAAGTCGGTGGCGGTGAACACCCTGATTACCAGTCTGCTGTTCAAATATCTCCCCACCGAGCTGCGCTTTCTGATGATTGACCCCAAGATGGTCGAGCTGACCCCCTACGAGGGCATCCCGCACCTCGTGCGCCCGGTGGTCACCAACCCCGCCGATGCTGCTGGGGTACTGCTGGGCGCGGTGGCCCACATGGAGCGGCGTTACAAGATGATGAGCCAGGTGGGGGCGCGCAACCTCGAGCAGTTCAACCAGAAGATGCGGGCCGTCGGCGACCCCACCTTGCCCTACCTGGTCATCGTGATTGACGAGCTGGCCGACCTAATGATTACTGCGCCAAAAGAGGTGGAGCAGGCCATTCTGCGCCTGGCCCAGATGGCCCGCGCTACCGGGATGCACCTGATTCTGGCCACCCAGCGCCCCTCGGTGGACATCCTGACCAGCCTGATCAAGGTAAACATCCCGGCCCGTATGGCTTTCGCAGTCTCTTCTGGCTTCGACTCGCGCACCATCCTGGACACCTACGGAGCCGAGCGCCTGGTGGGCCAGGGCGATATGCTCTTCCACCAGCCCGGCCTGCCCAAGCCGGTACGCCTGCAAGGACCTTTCCTTTCTGAAACTGAGGTTCACCGCATTGCTGGGTTTTTGCGCGAGCAGAGCTTCGAAGATGCCTTTGTGGCGCAGTACGGCTCCGACTTCGAAGGCCCCTTGAATCTAGGAGGCAGCGGAGGCGGCGACGCCGGGGATATCGACTTTGGCGACCCTCTCCTGAAGAAAGCCGCTGAAATTGTGATCGAGGAGGGCTACGCCTCGGTGAGTCGGCTCCAGCGTCGCCTTTCGGTGGGCCACGCCCGGGCGGGCAAGCTGGTAGATGCCCTCGAGGCCATGGGCATTGTGGGGCCGCACCAGGGCAGCAAACCCCGCGATGTGCTGATTACCCGCGACCAGCTACCAGAGTATTTTGGGGGGGAATAG
- a CDS encoding OmpH family outer membrane protein: protein MNRNWLFVVMLAGLLLGGSLIAQNRPTPTRIGYVDAEKVVQAHKDFKKVQDVRTQAERELKPLRDQLQPLEAKLRAGNATAKEQQDYRVLAQSLQEAGRKWTERSNAVLKPITEEIDQVIARVAQQQGFAIVLDKKVAASSGLVVYAADELEITDAVVRALPK from the coding sequence ATGAACAGAAACTGGTTGTTTGTAGTTATGCTGGCAGGTCTGCTGTTGGGGGGTTCGCTCATCGCGCAGAACCGCCCGACCCCTACCCGCATCGGTTATGTGGATGCCGAAAAAGTGGTGCAAGCGCACAAGGACTTCAAAAAGGTACAGGATGTACGCACCCAGGCCGAGCGCGAGCTGAAGCCCCTCCGCGACCAGCTTCAACCCCTGGAAGCCAAACTGCGGGCTGGAAACGCCACTGCGAAGGAGCAGCAGGATTACCGTGTGTTGGCACAAAGCTTGCAAGAAGCCGGGCGCAAGTGGACCGAGCGCAGCAATGCAGTCCTGAAACCCATCACCGAAGAGATTGACCAGGTAATTGCCCGGGTGGCTCAGCAGCAAGGCTTTGCCATTGTCCTGGACAAGAAAGTGGCCGCCAGCAGTGGCCTGGTGGTCTATGCCGCCGACGAGCTCGAGATCACCGACGCCGTAGTTCGGGCGCTGCCCAAGTAG
- a CDS encoding OmpH family outer membrane protein, giving the protein MKRFSLFVPILAGLLLSSLLVAQNQPTATKIGYLNARAVVEAHPQFPRIKEIQAKAEAELKPLRDQLQPLEAKIRAGSATAQEQQSYRTLAQNLQETGKKWTDQQNEALRPITEDIDKLVSRVAREQGFAIVLDQEVAASSGLVVYAAQELDITQAILRGLPK; this is encoded by the coding sequence ATGAAGCGTTTTTCGCTATTTGTGCCCATACTGGCTGGGCTGCTGCTGAGCAGCCTGCTGGTAGCACAAAACCAACCCACGGCTACCAAAATTGGCTACCTCAATGCCAGGGCCGTGGTAGAAGCCCATCCACAGTTTCCCAGGATAAAAGAGATCCAGGCTAAAGCCGAGGCTGAACTCAAACCCCTCCGCGACCAGCTTCAACCCCTGGAAGCCAAAATTCGCGCCGGAAGCGCTACGGCCCAGGAGCAGCAAAGCTACCGTACCCTGGCTCAAAACCTGCAGGAAACGGGCAAGAAGTGGACCGACCAGCAGAACGAAGCCCTGCGTCCCATCACAGAAGACATCGACAAACTCGTCAGCAGGGTAGCCCGGGAACAGGGTTTTGCTATCGTGCTTGATCAGGAAGTCGCCGCCAGCAGCGGTCTGGTGGTCTACGCCGCACAGGAGCTCGATATTACCCAGGCCATCTTGCGGGGCTTGCCTAAGTAA
- the pheA gene encoding prephenate dehydratase produces MRIAFQGTEGAYSEEASLRAFPGAQTIGLPTFHQVFSAVTNNEVDLGVVPVENTTAGIINQTYDLLLETDLHVVGELVLKVEHCLLAPPGTRLEDIRKVKSHPQGLAQCDGFIARYKLEAEPVYDTAGAARELAEHPQPGLAAIASRRAAERYGLSIVAEAIQDFSGNYTRFFVLSREDLPRREGPYKTSVVFTTRHRPGELLAALQAFADQGINLTKLESRPRRDPERPFSPIFYADFEGHAEDPGPSQALLTLLRRASFVKVLGSYPAVTSWGLLKET; encoded by the coding sequence ATGCGAATTGCCTTCCAGGGAACTGAGGGAGCCTACAGTGAGGAAGCCTCATTACGAGCTTTCCCAGGCGCACAAACCATTGGGCTGCCCACCTTTCATCAGGTTTTTTCTGCGGTGACCAACAACGAGGTAGATCTAGGGGTGGTTCCGGTGGAAAACACCACCGCCGGCATCATCAACCAGACCTACGACCTGCTCCTGGAAACCGACCTGCATGTGGTGGGTGAGCTGGTGTTGAAGGTCGAACACTGCTTGCTGGCCCCGCCCGGAACCCGCCTGGAGGACATCCGCAAGGTCAAGAGCCATCCGCAGGGCCTGGCCCAGTGCGATGGCTTTATCGCCCGGTACAAACTCGAGGCCGAGCCCGTCTACGACACCGCCGGCGCCGCTCGCGAGCTGGCCGAGCACCCCCAGCCCGGCCTGGCCGCCATTGCCAGCCGCCGCGCTGCCGAGCGCTATGGGCTGAGTATTGTGGCCGAAGCTATCCAGGACTTCAGCGGCAACTACACCCGCTTCTTTGTACTCTCGCGCGAGGATCTGCCCCGCCGGGAAGGCCCTTACAAGACCTCGGTGGTCTTTACCACCCGCCACCGGCCCGGCGAACTGCTGGCGGCTTTACAAGCCTTTGCCGACCAGGGCATTAACCTGACCAAACTCGAGTCCCGTCCCCGCCGCGATCCCGAACGCCCCTTCTCCCCTATTTTTTATGCCGACTTCGAGGGTCACGCCGAAGACCCTGGTCCCTCTCAGGCCCTGCTGACGCTCTTGCGTCGGGCTTCGTTTGTAAAGGTGCTGGGCTCATATCCCGCAGTTACAAGCTGGGGTCTTCTCAAAGAAACCTGA
- a CDS encoding lipid II:glycine glycyltransferase FemX, producing MLRLEPITDPAAWNQMVASLPITSALQSWGWGEVKKLSGWQPERVAAYENGELIAAAQLFRRKFVGPISMLYASRGPALRDIRDLPRVVEALKQQAGGAVYLKLEPETGQPAQQPAPEFVQMQIEETIQPEYTIWLDLTLGRDGLLANMENMHRRNTRLAEKRVVTTIEGMEAFEEFWRLFEETNRRARLLQHAKAYYQTVLEQMNQPLGQAFISVARLDGKALAAGLFVAFAGKIDYLYGGSSRENSNAKAPNGMHWGAINWGIENGYRIYDLWGVPRQTQGSHAAGIDAFKEGFGGQRVRFPAYDVSLSPLYGVIKKALRLRKNWVNYRTRGTTRDVL from the coding sequence GTGTTGAGACTGGAACCCATTACTGACCCAGCGGCCTGGAATCAAATGGTTGCTTCATTGCCCATCACCAGCGCCTTGCAGTCGTGGGGCTGGGGTGAGGTTAAGAAGCTCTCCGGCTGGCAGCCGGAGCGCGTTGCGGCCTACGAGAACGGCGAGCTAATCGCAGCCGCACAGCTTTTCCGCCGCAAATTTGTGGGCCCAATCTCGATGCTCTATGCCTCCAGGGGCCCCGCACTACGCGATATACGGGATTTGCCCAGGGTGGTAGAGGCGCTCAAACAACAGGCTGGAGGTGCGGTCTATCTGAAGCTCGAGCCCGAGACCGGCCAACCTGCGCAGCAACCGGCTCCCGAATTTGTCCAAATGCAAATAGAGGAGACCATCCAGCCCGAGTACACCATCTGGCTCGACCTGACGCTGGGGCGCGACGGACTTCTGGCCAATATGGAAAATATGCACCGCCGCAATACCAGGCTGGCTGAAAAGCGTGTGGTGACGACCATAGAAGGTATGGAAGCCTTCGAGGAGTTCTGGCGGCTTTTTGAAGAAACTAATCGACGGGCCAGGCTATTGCAGCACGCCAAAGCCTATTACCAAACCGTACTCGAGCAGATGAATCAACCGCTGGGGCAGGCCTTTATCTCGGTTGCACGCCTGGACGGCAAGGCGCTGGCGGCAGGTCTATTTGTGGCTTTTGCCGGCAAAATAGACTACCTCTACGGCGGTAGCAGCCGCGAGAACTCCAATGCCAAAGCGCCCAACGGCATGCACTGGGGGGCCATTAACTGGGGTATCGAAAATGGCTACCGCATCTACGACCTGTGGGGCGTGCCCCGTCAAACCCAGGGCAGCCATGCGGCTGGGATTGATGCCTTCAAGGAAGGCTTTGGTGGCCAGCGGGTGCGCTTCCCGGCTTACGACGTCAGCCTCTCACCGCTTTACGGTGTAATCAAAAAAGCCCTGCGGCTTCGCAAGAACTGGGTCAACTACCGCACCCGCGGCACCACACGGGACGTCTTGTAA
- a CDS encoding radical SAM protein — protein sequence MDEVLYYPELVRLDATWRCNLRCKHCQTGMFREPGSHYSDLSTEELEELFKQLSRLGTKQVGFLGGEPLLRHDLVSLARTLHSLGIRPSITSNGWLINDRIAYVLTQEVPVDIAVSLDGPDHSRHDNIRGKGSFERAVKALQRLVKYRGRSRTVLIGISAVIHRYCQSNVTGYLDLANELGVDYMVMAIVHPVGTAKQYWDELSIDQGQILPLTRTILKYFQSGEFSFSLRLNFLTPAMRDVLSGEGWSLGGIAPYYDRAGLYECYVQCDGRVFPSQKISEMVPEALASAAHLGLDFSDNSIRKKSMQAIWFGPSFEAYRRLVLSKVHIANYQSCQRCPFSQSSCFPTAVPFLEGAPHAQDFCAYLYNSGLGPFRSKVA from the coding sequence ATGGACGAAGTGCTCTACTACCCCGAACTTGTGCGCCTAGATGCTACCTGGCGCTGCAACCTTCGCTGCAAGCACTGCCAAACTGGTATGTTCCGTGAGCCGGGAAGTCACTACAGCGACCTTTCAACTGAGGAACTAGAGGAATTATTCAAGCAACTAAGTCGACTGGGTACCAAACAGGTCGGATTCCTTGGCGGGGAACCCCTGCTTCGGCATGACCTGGTGAGCTTGGCGAGAACCCTTCACAGCTTAGGTATACGTCCTTCCATCACCTCTAACGGATGGTTGATCAATGATCGTATAGCGTACGTGCTAACGCAGGAGGTACCTGTAGACATAGCTGTGAGCCTGGACGGCCCTGACCACTCAAGGCACGATAACATTCGTGGTAAAGGAAGCTTTGAGAGAGCCGTCAAAGCGCTTCAACGATTGGTTAAGTACCGTGGGAGATCGCGTACGGTCTTAATCGGCATCAGTGCAGTTATCCATCGATATTGTCAAAGTAACGTCACCGGATATCTCGATCTAGCTAACGAACTCGGCGTGGACTACATGGTGATGGCTATTGTGCATCCAGTGGGTACTGCTAAGCAATACTGGGATGAGCTGAGTATCGACCAGGGACAGATTCTCCCTCTGACCCGCACTATTTTGAAGTACTTCCAGTCAGGCGAATTCAGCTTTTCACTGCGTCTTAACTTTCTTACCCCCGCTATGCGTGATGTGCTGAGCGGTGAAGGCTGGTCCTTGGGAGGTATTGCACCTTACTACGACCGCGCCGGCTTATATGAATGCTATGTTCAGTGTGACGGTCGGGTTTTCCCTTCACAGAAAATATCCGAGATGGTTCCAGAAGCACTAGCCTCTGCTGCTCATCTTGGCCTCGACTTTTCGGATAACTCGATTCGCAAAAAGTCTATGCAGGCTATCTGGTTCGGTCCTTCCTTTGAGGCTTACCGTCGACTGGTTCTAAGCAAGGTGCATATTGCCAACTATCAGTCCTGCCAGCGTTGTCCATTCTCGCAAAGTAGCTGTTTCCCCACAGCCGTGCCGTTTTTAGAAGGCGCCCCTCATGCGCAAGATTTTTGCGCATACCTCTATAACTCAGGTCTCGGTCCGTTTCGCTCAAAGGTTGCATGA